The proteins below are encoded in one region of Micromonospora yangpuensis:
- a CDS encoding FHA domain-containing protein: MRFEISKVLDAIEGRVCTDPSLARAVLDLAEVIRYQDLDGGRPANLLRLGMVIDALSRQLEEDSVPVYAVVHRALLSDADLTSNERMVVRRWADDGLVEVLDNPGDRMLEVADLLGLPVLTRGRLDGLRGRYPWVAEQPGRVVAPVPGQGGPAFVAHVGNGTTPVEGTPSPVGAQLLARKWRCPESGCALFGGGGGGGAFADLAAVDRAPAGQPPPTLRNGVPTCPRHGARLGDAGPRPRTQVLAVSVGGMVRRRFVLSADEPVLVGRAPEQAGGITLGQWLNDEARRWISRSHVQFELRAGEVVVTDVSTNGSGIRPGGSMDEADRLPLNPRQSRILDGGDMVELYPGVQVGRPGELASGAPITPASVMAEAPTMAMRLPNN, encoded by the coding sequence ATGAGGTTCGAGATCAGCAAGGTGCTGGACGCCATCGAGGGACGGGTCTGCACCGACCCCTCGCTGGCCCGTGCCGTGCTCGACCTGGCCGAGGTGATCCGCTACCAGGATCTCGACGGTGGTCGACCCGCGAACCTGCTCCGGCTCGGCATGGTCATCGACGCGCTGTCCCGCCAGTTGGAGGAGGACAGCGTCCCGGTCTACGCCGTGGTGCACCGGGCGTTGCTGTCGGATGCCGACCTGACCTCCAACGAGCGGATGGTGGTCCGGCGCTGGGCCGACGACGGCCTGGTCGAGGTCCTCGACAACCCGGGTGACCGGATGCTGGAGGTGGCCGACCTGCTCGGACTGCCGGTGCTCACCCGCGGCCGGCTCGACGGCCTGCGCGGGCGGTACCCGTGGGTGGCCGAGCAGCCCGGTCGGGTCGTCGCCCCGGTGCCGGGTCAGGGCGGGCCGGCCTTCGTCGCCCACGTCGGCAACGGCACCACGCCCGTCGAGGGCACCCCGTCGCCGGTCGGCGCCCAACTGCTGGCCCGCAAGTGGCGCTGCCCCGAGTCGGGCTGCGCGTTGTTCGGTGGCGGTGGCGGCGGCGGTGCCTTCGCCGACCTGGCCGCGGTCGACCGTGCCCCGGCCGGCCAGCCGCCGCCCACCCTGCGCAACGGCGTCCCGACCTGTCCGCGGCACGGTGCCCGGCTCGGCGACGCCGGGCCGCGTCCGCGTACCCAGGTCCTGGCGGTCAGCGTCGGCGGGATGGTGCGGCGGCGGTTCGTGCTCAGCGCCGACGAGCCGGTACTGGTCGGCCGGGCTCCGGAGCAGGCCGGCGGGATCACCCTGGGGCAGTGGCTCAACGACGAGGCGCGGCGTTGGATCAGCCGCAGCCACGTGCAGTTCGAGCTGCGCGCCGGTGAGGTCGTCGTCACCGACGTCAGCACCAACGGCTCCGGCATCCGCCCGGGTGGCTCGATGGACGAGGCCGACCGGTTGCCGCTGAACCCCCGGCAGTCCCGGATCCTCGACGGCGGGGACATGGTCGAGCTCTACCCCGGGGTGCAGGTCGGCCGGCCGGGCGAGCTGGCCAGCGGGGCACCCATCACCCCCGCCTCGGTGATGGCCGAGGCCCCCACCATGGCCATGCGCCTGCCCAACAACTGA
- a CDS encoding SCO7613 C-terminal domain-containing membrane protein, protein MDLSSYPCPGCGAPADLRTGCSGCGRPPYPLAAEVIRLDRELTGLVPQVEQARRVYHDLAARLAATRHRRAELAARVRVEVPGPTWSQPPGTGRPAPAHAPAQASAPVQAPAPVQAPAPVQAPAPVQAPAPAPAAGPVRAPAVAPVPAATSGPTAVAAPVRAPAPAPAGAPGAAPGPATPYHPHHQWPLAHQPQPQPQPQPQPGRPGGAETSGRTVQRLLFILGGLLLGTAAVVFTTVAWSSVGVAGRALILAAVTGVALVLPLVARWRRLPGTAETLAAVGMLLVLLDGYAAWAVDLFGVTGWPPSRYAAVVAAVSTLVAAGYARLSGLTGPWFWALLTVQPVLPLVAAGMRPSATGWTVVFLGVALLDLAVVAALRRRTPAPERAELPTPERAVPTPGHAVPPAPGRAVPPALLAGRVVAWIGYAVALVVAAGCATVPLGVGRAFGVPAFAGLPVLAVLAVLLCGAVVAGSRAFVTTVFALLVPALAVAVLRPLGEVWPAVLLLTTAVVALGLAGAVRLVPQRWRFGPWLGALVVAGTTALLTVVFTGVSAAATIGRSLPPWGGAEPGPQLRWGWQLAVAVLVVAAALALLVPRAAGPATAVAAGTLVVLAAPAAWPVPWPVLVAVELLVGVGLLLTAVGRPGVRQRVRWPSALGGTVLLGHGLLVALAAPVAAAVALGVVAVAGSVTAALGRRGGVGQRGIAGAGLVVAVLAAPAAVLLGSFAAGLPPWWQARVTFVAVALLAIALAGVRRHWPDLRGYASSGFAVAVGLAGLGAVIGLVGAEPGGFEEPVPLYAALGVLLILLAAPRFRPEVALRVPGFVLLTVAVLGAAPVTLDALVAPYGTLPPVWAGAPAGHPPTGALPVALALLVLVVAAALVAPGVAGGRSADGEAPAAGGQPADPAAAPRAGRWTTMVLAALPFAAAALPVLLVAVGAPWPVVPAAVLLTGTAALVTAALVRPYPLLVATTLPVGLVTVGVGLLGLLATRAGTLAGTGVLVVAALVVGWAARLADVRLVGWLVAVGSAVGFAVTATSAAGLPARQTAFAVLAVAVLVLAGAPLLTGRQPTAGRVLDGVAQAVAGLALLLTVGAVRHAAAICVLWGAAVAVRVLRRNESTTRRWVFAAVAGGSELLGTWLLLAAGQVVLLEAYTVPAAALALVAGTVALRGRPGLNSWLALGPGLLAALLPSLVSVLVAADPQPWRRLLVGLGALVVVLVGAVRRWQAPAVVGAVSLTLLALHELVRSWDLLPRWIYLGLGGVVLISLAASYERRRRDLARLRSAVSRMS, encoded by the coding sequence GTGGATCTCTCCAGCTACCCCTGTCCCGGCTGCGGCGCCCCGGCTGACCTGCGTACGGGCTGCTCTGGTTGCGGTCGGCCCCCGTACCCGCTGGCCGCCGAGGTGATCCGGCTGGACCGGGAGCTGACCGGGCTGGTCCCACAGGTCGAGCAGGCCCGCCGGGTGTACCACGACCTGGCTGCCCGGCTGGCCGCCACCCGGCACCGCCGGGCGGAGCTGGCCGCCCGGGTCCGGGTCGAGGTGCCCGGCCCCACCTGGTCACAGCCACCCGGCACGGGCCGCCCGGCCCCCGCCCACGCCCCCGCCCAGGCCTCGGCTCCGGTCCAGGCTCCGGCTCCGGTCCAGGCTCCGGCTCCGGTCCAGGCTCCGGCTCCGGTCCAGGCTCCGGCTCCGGCTCCGGCGGCCGGCCCGGTGCGGGCCCCGGCGGTGGCGCCGGTGCCGGCCGCCACCAGCGGTCCGACGGCCGTCGCCGCTCCGGTCCGGGCTCCGGCTCCGGCTCCGGCCGGCGCACCCGGTGCGGCCCCCGGGCCGGCGACGCCCTATCACCCGCACCACCAGTGGCCGTTGGCCCACCAGCCCCAGCCCCAGCCCCAGCCCCAGCCCCAGCCGGGCCGGCCGGGCGGCGCGGAGACCTCGGGCCGGACCGTACAGCGGCTGCTGTTCATCCTCGGCGGACTGCTGCTGGGTACCGCCGCGGTGGTCTTCACCACCGTCGCCTGGTCCTCGGTGGGGGTGGCCGGCCGGGCGTTGATCCTGGCGGCGGTGACCGGGGTCGCCCTGGTCCTGCCGTTGGTGGCCCGCTGGCGCAGGCTGCCGGGCACGGCCGAGACGCTCGCCGCGGTCGGCATGCTGTTGGTGCTGCTCGACGGGTACGCGGCCTGGGCGGTGGACCTGTTCGGGGTGACCGGTTGGCCGCCCAGCCGGTACGCCGCGGTGGTCGCCGCGGTCAGCACGCTGGTCGCGGCGGGCTACGCCCGGCTCAGCGGACTGACCGGGCCGTGGTTCTGGGCGTTGCTGACGGTGCAGCCGGTGTTGCCCCTGGTCGCCGCCGGGATGCGGCCGTCGGCCACCGGCTGGACCGTGGTCTTCCTCGGGGTGGCGTTGCTCGACCTGGCGGTCGTGGCCGCGCTCCGCCGTCGGACCCCGGCACCGGAGCGCGCGGAACTGCCTACGCCGGAGCGTGCGGTACCTACGCCGGGGCACGCGGTACCGCCGGCACCGGGGCGTGCGGTACCGCCGGCGCTGCTCGCCGGCCGGGTCGTCGCCTGGATCGGGTACGCGGTGGCGCTTGTCGTCGCGGCCGGTTGCGCGACGGTGCCGCTGGGGGTGGGCCGGGCGTTCGGCGTGCCGGCGTTCGCCGGGCTGCCGGTGCTGGCCGTGCTGGCGGTGCTGCTCTGCGGGGCGGTGGTGGCCGGCAGCCGGGCCTTCGTGACGACGGTGTTCGCGCTGCTGGTGCCGGCGCTCGCGGTCGCGGTGCTGCGGCCGTTGGGCGAGGTGTGGCCGGCGGTGCTCCTGCTGACCACGGCGGTCGTGGCGCTCGGCCTGGCCGGTGCGGTCCGGCTGGTACCGCAGCGGTGGCGGTTCGGTCCGTGGCTCGGCGCGCTGGTGGTGGCCGGTACCACGGCCCTGCTGACCGTCGTGTTCACCGGGGTCTCCGCGGCGGCCACGATCGGCCGCTCGCTGCCTCCGTGGGGCGGGGCGGAGCCCGGCCCGCAGCTGCGCTGGGGATGGCAGCTGGCGGTCGCCGTCCTGGTGGTCGCGGCGGCGCTGGCGCTGCTGGTGCCCCGGGCGGCGGGGCCGGCGACCGCGGTGGCGGCCGGCACGCTGGTGGTGCTCGCCGCACCGGCCGCCTGGCCGGTGCCGTGGCCGGTGCTGGTGGCCGTCGAGCTGCTCGTCGGGGTGGGGCTGCTGTTGACCGCCGTCGGACGGCCGGGGGTCCGACAGCGGGTGCGGTGGCCGTCGGCGCTCGGCGGGACCGTCCTGCTCGGGCACGGTCTGCTGGTCGCGTTGGCCGCGCCGGTCGCCGCGGCGGTGGCCCTCGGGGTCGTCGCGGTGGCCGGGTCGGTGACGGCGGCCCTGGGCCGGCGCGGCGGCGTCGGTCAACGTGGGATCGCCGGGGCCGGGCTAGTCGTGGCGGTGCTCGCCGCGCCGGCCGCCGTACTCCTGGGGTCGTTCGCCGCCGGTCTGCCGCCGTGGTGGCAGGCCCGGGTCACCTTCGTTGCCGTGGCGCTGCTGGCGATCGCCCTGGCGGGTGTCCGTCGACACTGGCCGGACCTGCGCGGGTACGCCTCGTCCGGGTTCGCCGTCGCGGTCGGCCTGGCCGGGCTCGGGGCGGTCATCGGCCTGGTCGGTGCCGAACCGGGCGGCTTCGAGGAGCCGGTGCCGCTCTACGCCGCGCTGGGGGTGCTGTTGATCCTGCTCGCCGCCCCGCGGTTCCGTCCCGAGGTCGCGCTCCGGGTGCCCGGGTTCGTGCTGCTGACGGTGGCGGTGCTCGGCGCGGCCCCGGTGACCCTGGACGCCCTGGTCGCCCCGTACGGCACGCTGCCGCCGGTCTGGGCCGGGGCCCCGGCGGGCCACCCACCCACGGGTGCCCTGCCGGTGGCGCTGGCGTTGCTGGTCCTGGTGGTCGCCGCGGCCCTGGTCGCGCCCGGTGTGGCCGGGGGCCGGTCGGCCGACGGCGAGGCACCGGCCGCCGGTGGGCAGCCCGCCGACCCGGCCGCAGCGCCCCGGGCCGGGCGCTGGACGACGATGGTGCTGGCCGCGTTGCCCTTCGCGGCGGCGGCGCTGCCGGTGCTGCTGGTCGCCGTCGGTGCCCCCTGGCCCGTGGTACCGGCCGCGGTCCTGCTCACCGGTACGGCCGCGTTGGTGACCGCGGCGCTCGTCCGGCCGTACCCGCTACTGGTGGCGACCACGCTGCCGGTGGGGCTGGTGACCGTCGGCGTCGGGTTGCTGGGGCTGCTGGCCACCCGGGCCGGCACCCTCGCCGGCACGGGCGTCCTGGTGGTGGCGGCGCTGGTGGTCGGGTGGGCGGCCCGGCTGGCCGACGTACGGCTGGTGGGCTGGCTGGTGGCGGTCGGGTCGGCGGTCGGGTTCGCGGTGACCGCCACGTCGGCCGCCGGGCTGCCGGCACGGCAGACCGCGTTCGCCGTACTGGCGGTGGCGGTGCTGGTGTTGGCCGGCGCGCCGCTGTTGACCGGCCGGCAGCCGACGGCCGGCCGGGTGCTCGACGGGGTCGCCCAGGCCGTCGCCGGGCTGGCGCTGCTGCTCACCGTGGGGGCGGTCCGGCACGCCGCCGCGATCTGCGTGCTCTGGGGGGCCGCGGTCGCCGTACGGGTGCTGCGGCGTAACGAGTCGACCACCCGCCGGTGGGTCTTCGCCGCTGTCGCCGGGGGCAGCGAACTGCTCGGCACCTGGCTGCTGCTGGCCGCCGGCCAGGTGGTGCTGTTGGAGGCGTACACCGTGCCGGCGGCGGCGCTGGCCCTGGTCGCCGGGACGGTGGCGCTGCGTGGGCGGCCGGGGCTGAACAGTTGGCTCGCGCTCGGCCCGGGGTTGCTCGCCGCGCTGCTGCCGAGCCTGGTGTCGGTGCTGGTGGCGGCGGATCCGCAGCCCTGGCGACGCCTGCTGGTGGGGCTCGGCGCGCTGGTGGTGGTGCTGGTCGGCGCGGTACGGCGCTGGCAGGCCCCGGCCGTGGTCGGTGCGGTGAGCCTGACCCTGCTGGCGCTGCACGAGCTGGTCCGGAGCTGGGACCTGCTGCCCCGGTGGATCTACCTGGGCCTCGGCGGGGTCGTGCTGATCTCGCTGGCCGCCAGCTACGAGCGGCGTCGGCGGGACCTGGCCCGGCTCCGCTCGGCGGTCAGCCGGATGAGCTGA
- the cutA gene encoding divalent-cation tolerance protein CutA, whose amino-acid sequence MEQLCVVTTVVDARSVADVLAAAAVAGRLAACAQVGGQVDSTYWWQSNVETTTEWSVQFKTAPDRVAALVQQIRATHPYEVPEILVTTVASGHPGYATWVFEHTRP is encoded by the coding sequence GTGGAGCAGCTCTGTGTGGTGACGACGGTGGTGGACGCCCGTTCGGTGGCGGACGTACTGGCGGCGGCGGCCGTCGCTGGTCGGCTGGCGGCCTGCGCACAGGTCGGCGGTCAGGTGGACAGCACCTACTGGTGGCAGTCCAACGTGGAGACCACCACGGAGTGGTCGGTGCAGTTCAAGACCGCCCCGGACCGGGTGGCGGCGCTGGTGCAGCAGATCCGGGCGACCCACCCGTACGAGGTGCCGGAGATCCTGGTCACGACGGTGGCCAGCGGCCACCCCGGGTACGCGACCTGGGTGTTCGAGCACACCCGACCCTAG
- a CDS encoding 1-acyl-sn-glycerol-3-phosphate acyltransferase, producing the protein MPLPPRWLRRLLLAPGVVLLAFLVVTTLPAWAFLAAAASPLVPGRLRPLRLLWIATVYLVWDAVALLALLGLWIGSGFGWRVRSPAFQRAHYVLAGAFLRVLFWQARWTLRLSIDVVGTDPDTAMPGRPELVLSRHAGPGDSFILIHALVNWFAREPRIVLKDALQWDPAIDVLLNRLPTRFIAPGPDGRGSAIEQIGHLATGLDDDDAFVIFPEGGNFTPRRRLRAISRLRARGLERMALRAERMRHVLAPQPGGMLAALDAAPDAGVIFVAHTGLDQLLTVADIWRELPMDKRIVMRFWSVPPEEIPTGRQERIDWLFDWWKQIDDWIATNRDDGA; encoded by the coding sequence ATGCCGCTGCCGCCGCGCTGGCTCCGCCGGCTGCTGCTCGCCCCCGGCGTCGTCCTGCTCGCGTTCCTGGTGGTGACCACCCTGCCGGCCTGGGCGTTCCTGGCCGCCGCGGCGTCCCCGCTGGTGCCGGGCCGGCTGCGTCCCCTGCGGCTGCTCTGGATCGCCACCGTCTACCTGGTCTGGGACGCGGTGGCGCTGCTGGCCCTGCTCGGGCTCTGGATCGGCTCCGGCTTCGGCTGGCGGGTCCGGTCGCCGGCCTTCCAACGGGCCCACTACGTCCTCGCCGGGGCGTTCCTGCGGGTGCTGTTCTGGCAGGCCCGCTGGACGCTGCGGCTGAGCATCGACGTGGTCGGCACCGACCCGGACACCGCCATGCCCGGCCGTCCCGAGCTGGTGCTCTCTCGGCACGCCGGGCCCGGCGACTCGTTCATCCTGATCCACGCGCTGGTGAACTGGTTCGCCCGGGAACCCCGGATCGTGCTCAAGGACGCCCTGCAGTGGGATCCGGCGATCGACGTGCTGCTCAACCGGCTGCCCACCCGGTTCATCGCGCCCGGCCCGGACGGCCGCGGCTCGGCGATCGAGCAGATCGGGCACCTGGCCACCGGCCTGGACGACGACGACGCCTTCGTGATCTTCCCCGAGGGGGGTAACTTCACCCCCCGTCGCCGGCTCCGGGCGATCTCCCGGCTGCGCGCCCGGGGCCTGGAGCGGATGGCGTTGCGGGCCGAACGGATGCGGCACGTGCTGGCCCCGCAGCCCGGTGGCATGCTCGCGGCGCTGGACGCGGCCCCCGACGCCGGGGTGATCTTCGTGGCGCACACCGGCCTCGACCAGCTGCTCACCGTCGCCGACATCTGGCGGGAGCTGCCGATGGACAAGCGGATCGTGATGCGGTTCTGGTCGGTTCCGCCGGAGGAGATCCCGACCGGTCGACAGGAGCGCATCGACTGGCTCTTCGACTGGTGGAAGCAGATCGACGACTGGATCGCCACCAACCGTGACGACGGCGCGTAG